A region of Culicoides brevitarsis isolate CSIRO-B50_1 chromosome 1, AGI_CSIRO_Cbre_v1, whole genome shotgun sequence DNA encodes the following proteins:
- the LOC134827205 gene encoding G-protein coupled receptor moody isoform X1, with protein MDSNEIMQFGEVTTRDSISQVITKALVGATEITDFDDPGELSKFSRSLLTFAAVATILIMLVGIFGNLLTIFALVKCPKVRNVAAAFIISLCVADCLFCLVVLPFNALRFIRGTFDHGDILCIAIPFLQYGNVGVSLLCIASITLNRYIMIAHHSIYSRIYKKHWISCMIIFCWLFSYGFQLPTLFKVWGRFGYDEKLGTCTIVPDENGRSSKTALFFIAFITPCIIIIACYARIFWVVHESEKRMRQHSKNQNAVPNNLRSPAQASPNLPSVSSGAGSSNGKGGAFPKATRIKDQREVKQKRNEWRITKMVLAIFLSFLICYLPITIIKIFDKDVNSPALHIIGYILIYLSACINPIIYVIMNKQYRQAYKTVLLCKPPRLLSFRGSSANEKWKEIGYSYNHSRTMVSQVSIAEPAAAMGPLGSRTTDLSQSRSLPLHPIMRQDSPHPGHLPVIPDNKEMSY; from the exons attttcccgATCATTGCTAACATTCGCCGCCGTTGCCACAATTCTCATAATGTTAGTAGGAATATTTGGAAATTTACTTACAATCTTCGCCTTAGTTAAGTGTCCCAAAGTGCGAAATGTCGCGGCAGCCTTTATAATAAG TTTATGTGTAGCTGATTGCCTATTTTGCCTGGTTGTGTTACCATTCAATGCGTTGCGTTTCATACGAGGCACCTTTGACCATGGTGACATTTTGTGCATTGCAATTCCATTTTTGCAGTACGGCAATGTGGGTGTCTCGTTGCTCTGCATTGCCTCCATCACACTCAATAG ATACATCATGATCGCGCATCACTCAATCTACTCGCGGATATACAAGAAGCACTGGATTTCCTGCATGATTATTTTCTGTTGGCTCTTTTCGTACGGATTCCAGTTGCCGACGCTGTTCAAAGTGTGGGGACGCTTCGGATATGACGAAAAATTGGGAACTTGCACAATTGTTCCCGACGAAAATGGTCGCAGCAGCAAAACGGCGTTGTTCTTTATTGCTTTCATCACGCCTTGTATCATCATTATCGCGTGTTATGCGAGGATTTTCTGGGTTGTGCATGA gtcTGAAAAGCGAATGCGTCAACACTCGAAGAACCAAAATGCAGTGCCAAATAATTTACGCAGTCCAGCACAAGCATCGCCAAATCTTCCTTCTGTGAGTTCTGGAGCAGGTTCAAGCAATGGCAAAGGAGGAGCTTTTCCGAAAGCCACACGGATAAAGGATCAACGTGAAGTGAAACAGAAGAGAAATGAATGGAGAATCACTAAAATGGTCCTCGCAATTTTCTTGTCGTTCCTCATTTGTTACCTACCGATCACTATTATTAAGATTTTCGACAAAGACGTCAATAGTCCAG ccctTCACATCATCGGCTACATCCTCATCTACCTCTCGGCGTGCATCAATCCCATCATCTACGTCATCATGAACAAGCAATATCGCCAAGCCTACAAGACTGTGTTACTCTGCAAGCCACCGAGACTCTTGTCATTCCGCGGAAGTAGTGCCAACG AGAAATGGAAAGAAATCGGGTACAGTTACAACCACAGTCGTACCATGGTGTCACAAGTTTCAATTGCCGAGCCGGCGGCGGCGATGGGCCCATTAGGCTCACGCACGACCGATTTGTCGCAGAGTCGCAGTTTGCCTTTGCATCCGATCATGCGCCAAG ATTCGCCTCACCCAGGACATCTGCCCGTCATTCCAGATAATAAAGAAATGAGTTACTAA